The sequence GACATGTGTGCCACAGCTTCCATGAAAAACAAATCGTCTTCGCTCATCTCTTCTCCAAGTTTTCTCTTTGCATCGTCACAATTATTATAGCACTCCAGTTTCGATTCCACCGTCTTTGATAAAGTCTCCACGAAATCGGGAGTTTCGGGAGGAGGACCCGATAACTTGTCATCGATTCCCAGAAGAGAGTTTGTGAATTGATCGATATCTACAAAGAGTCGACGAGGATCAGGCGCGAGGTCTTCATCTCCTCGGCTATATTTCTGATGAGATACATCGTTTAATGATGAGGAATGGAGCGTTGTTGCTCTACTTTGGATTTGGCAAGCTTTGCTGAAGCTATTCTTTTCACCGAGAGATAATTTCTCCATTGATATAATTGTTCTTTGTAATTTGCAAATATAGGGAATTAAACAAGATGATAGCTTGGGGGAAGTTGTGAATTAGAGGCTCAAACAAAGTTTGTTATTTAACAAGGGAGGGTTGACTTTGTCTGCAGAGATTTGTTAGGGGAATTAAGGCAAAATTACGTGATTTGTCTGGTGACTTACTTTTTGTTCTAACAGGATCAAAATTGGAACGATGCGAATATTAAAGgatcagaatttttttttttattttctcgtTTGGGAAAATAAACCATTTCCTGTTTATTATTTACGTTTTTACTAGCTCGCTTCAATCCTCCTCATTTTTTGTCTACTAATATCGTtcctaataatttttttatcaaaccacaaaaaaaaacatgtgTGCAAGGAAGCATCGGGTTAGTCTATGCTATACGGGGAGTGTTTCTCCccttattttaatatcattagatcacgtgagacccttatatttttatggaaattgacatatgtgttgatgatccaatggttgatatttgaccacatcatggggGGAGAAGTACTCCAGATATAGCATAGAATAATCTGGAAGCATCATAGAGTAATTATCTTGACATGGCCACCACAAATTTGCAATTATGACTTATTTTTCgtttatttgcaatttaaaattatttatttcattaaaaaaaaaacaaattttaaacgACAAGTGCTTCTAAAAatgactaatttttttttttcccagttTATTATCCCACAAAaccgaaaaaaaaattggtatatGTAAAatacatattaaaaaaaataaagtttgtTATATATGTCTTTTCCATATATAATATACATAACGTGTATGTCCGATTTTACGAGTTTGATatacacaaaaaaatttatgaaatggTTTTACGAATAAATTTGTGATAAAGATtggaaaaaatattagttttcgTTTTAAATATGAATGGGATGACTAGATATAATGAAGTTGTTCATCCCCCTTGTTTAGGCTTTTCTTCGTTCAGTCCATCTTATTTGTTCCCTGTAAAAATCATCCGGGTCAATTTATCAAAATATCGTCGGGTATTCCCCATTATATATTTTGGTCGTACGAAGTTTGTCGTTGACCCGGCTGAGAACGTTATATATGTGCTGTCCACGACATGCTTCAGTTTAGATTTAATGATGGCTTTATGCCTTCGATTAATTAACCACTTCGTGGCAATCCATGATCTTCTTTCTTGCCTGTTATTACCATTTTAAAAATCGAAAAAAGACAAAtggaaaatattataaactttCTTCAAAGGTCGAGACTCGTACTActtttttaatccaaaaaccAACATTGTAAACCTCCTCTCGGTTAGAGTCTTATCTCGTTTAAACGTTGTCTTGTTCTCCAGGTGTTAAGATCGTAACCCTACAAGTCAATTATATTGTTGACtcagaaatttattttttgtcataaatcgtctttattttgatttagtttaatttttatttgagatttACTTTATCTTATTACCCATACAAAATGCATTGATAAAGGTCTTAAATATACTATATATAgcaaattataaatatgagttcGTACGTGTGATGACGATATTTATGAAACACATATTTCAATTACTATGTATTTTCGTGGCATCCGGACGTCTCGGTCATGCTTAACTATATATGAAACATGGAAAATGCagaatactttttttttttgggtaacACATGTGACATGCTCATAATTAAGCATATAAAATATCATGCATTCACAATTTAATATCAAAAATTTACTATGCAATCCTACCAACTGATGGTGTTGTCAAAACTgcacccctacgacaacggataaaatccgttgtcgtttctctataaaaaacaaaaaataataaaaatttttatataaattttaatattataaataaaccaaaatttaaaatttcataaataaaatttaatatacaattttttagtattacaaatcactcgaaattaaaattttaattcaatGCACACTGCAGAAAAATGCGAAAAAAGTTCAGAAACTAAGAACTAGAGACGTAAACAAAGCGAACATGATCTTCTGCTTCCCATCCACGTTCGTGTTCTCACACGCAGAATATGCTTGACCTCCTCGATTTCGTGCCAAATCCTCTGCGGTTGCCCATATCAAACCTCTCGCCATTTTTATATTTCCCTTTCAATTATCAGGTGGTTGTATGTTAAACCCAAGAGGATCTTGTAATCTGTGCATAATATTTAAAGCAGGGTCATCAAGATACTAGAATATACTTGACTTTGTAGTCAAAGCAAAGTAAAAACAGGCACTTTCAACGCATCTAACAACAAACTGAGTGAACTTTTGGTTTCAAGTCAAGAAGAAGCTTCATCATGTAGTTGGAATCGCCAAGCCATTCAAACACAGAAGATACACTTTTAACCTGATACAAAttatggatttttaattttcatcTTTTCTCAATGCTTATGATAAACATGGTTGGACACTGATTCCATATACTTGATACTTTAAAGCTAAAAGTACTAACTAAACATATTTTATGCATAGTCTAGCTAGGTCTGATTTGggttcttaaaaattttgtagtATGAAGTATTTGTGTTTATGTAGGCCTGAAAAAAAGATCAGAAATAATAAATGTGAAAGAAATCTCAGGGACCTGAAATCAATCGGAAAGTTTGGTTATTTATTGCCAGTATCACCCTCCAATATAGCACATATCCTTAGGTTGATGTTACTCCAACAATCATGGATTTTTCACGGTCTAAGAATTCTATGTTAAATCCAACGAAGAAATATAAAGCAGCAATAACATGTTATCAAGGTATTTAATAGATTCTTCAAGTGGGCTCAAGGGCATAACATAATTCCTTTCTGGCCTCTGGGTAACTAGTTTACGATGTAGGTGCTTTCGTGAGTCAAATAAGGACATATaagaaaaacaataaaatccaTCTCACACGTCCCATTTTATCCCTTTTTTGATACAAACACAAAGTTGTAACTAAAGATAATTCCAAACCAACTGATAAAATAAGCAACAAAGTAGACTCCTTGCTAAATTTTCAAAACACGTAAAGGGATTCCATCCATAGCCTGGgaaaataagataaaataaaCTAATATTACATCAATGACACATACCTTATTCTGGTCTGAAGATTCACTTTTATCACCACTCGATTCAGAGGAGCCACTACATCTTGGAATTGTGGAGATTACTTTCCTTGATGGTGAGGAATGAGATATTCTCTTCAGTACTGGGAAACCTCCTGAACTCACaaatttttaagaataaatcaTTTCTGCATGTATAATTcaatcaatacacaatcacaTAGCAAAATCATGTGCTTAAAAACTAAACAAAACACAATCACATACAAGTAAGCAGACTATAAACATCTATACTTGTCTTGTCGAAACTCCATTGTCATCCTCGTTACAGCCATTCCATCAAGTCTAGTTTTTTCCCTCATCCTACTCATCTATGACAAACAAAAACTCGGATAATTCATTATATTAGCAGATTTTAAGGGGTCCCGTTAAGGAAAATATCCATGTGTATGTTCTGAGTAATTGTTTGTAATGACAAACAAAAACTCGGATTTTAGAAATGAAtttagagttagaaatcatgggATACGAGGAACATGGACTCACCATCCGTGAGAGAAAATTCCAAGCCTTTATCACATTGAGAGACTATGGTACCATTTTCACCTTTCCTCATTGTGGTGATTCCTTCATCCCATCCTTCGATCACTTCACCTGTCCGATCAATTTTCACCATTTTCAAATGCAATTTTTGATGAAACAGAGCAAATCCACCAAAATAAGCACCACATATTATAgtcaaaacttcactagaatcTGACAAACAAGTACTCAGAACATACATTGGCCTAATTTGAATGTGAAGGGTACTCCTCTATCCAGGCTCGAGTCGAAGTCGTCTCCATCTTTAAGCCTCACAACAAAAACTCGGATAATAATGCCATATGCTATATTTTCTCCTAAGGATTGACAGGAATATAAACAAGTATTCGAGAATGGAATAGAAGTATTTAGTAACTAAAATCACCTGGCATTGTTGACCTGATGAAACTTAATCCAGTAAACATCAATAAATGACTCGCACTCTTCATCATCCATTGGCTTACATCTGAACAAAACAcaccaaaacaatcaaaatatTAATCAATTACTGATACTAAAATTCTGCTTCCACAGAATAAACCTATATTTTTTAGGAACTGACACCAATAAATCCCCAAGCACAACAAGATGAATTCTATGGggaaataaagaataaaaagaAAACATGATTCAGAAACTGCCCACTTTCCAGTTATTAATAGTGAAACATGCATCAATGTCGAATATCGAATGATTAACAAGCACTCACTCTTCAACTTTGCCATAGGtagagaataaatttaataactcATCACCGCAGCCAAGCACCGGAACGTTCCTCACAATCAAATATCTGCAGTAAAAGTATTTTGATACCCAATTATTCCTTGAGTAAATCCAAAACTAAAACAGAATGAATTTGTGGGGAATAAAAAGTTAGTCACAAACTTGTATTCATCACAAACTGTATACACTCGAACTGCAGGAACCTCATCTTTGTATTTAGGCATTTTCTCACCTAATCACGCCTAAAAAATCCCCAATCGCCTTTCGTCAAACTTTTTCCTGAAAAAACAGAGAGGAATACAAGTGGACCTAGAGATCAGGAGCTTGGCCGGAGACATGAGCCTGTACTTAGCTCCATTGCTAGATCCACCTCTGACGCCGGGTAAAGTCGTATCCGGAGCCGCCGCCTGGAAAATGCTCGGGAGTGAGAGAGTGACCGAAAGTCTTCCATCATCGATCCTTCTTCTACAACCGCTCTCGATCTGAAGTGGGCTAGAGTGCTATGGCAGCTAGGGTTTGATAATGGATGGTGAGAGCGACGAGGAGAGAAACAAGAGATGAGAGATGAAAAGAGAACGAAAAGGTGTTTCTCATTataacatatttaaaaaaaattaattttattaatatataaaataataatacaactACGGTTTTGTagaatccgttgtcgtaggccataAAAAACACGCTCAAAGATCCGTTGTCGTATGACCATAAAAAAAACGCCCATCGACAACGAATTTTAATATCCATTGTCGTAGGCCATAAAAAAGCGCTAAtagacaaaatattttaaaatccgCTGTCGTAGGTCATAATCTGTTGTCATTCTTTAACAAAATAAGGCAAACGACAATGGATTTTAATAATCCGTTGTGAAAGCTCATGAGACAACGGTTTTTTcacaaaaccgttgtcgtttagACGTTGTTGTACATCAAATTTGTTGTAGTTGGTTCTCGAACAGCCATGCCATGCAAATTTTCCACTTTCTCGGCTACTCTGCCCTTGCCCTTATTTGAACTCATTAATAGTATCATCTTTGTTAGGATCGACGAGTGCGTGTAGAGGGGAGGTGAATACACCACATGCACTTTCTTCTAATTGAATGACTTGGTTTAGTTATGGTCACAACTAAACTGATTGTTTGTTTCTTTGACTGACAATATCAGTTGATCAACAAAGATTATGTGCGAAAAAAAATCAACAGACAAATTGAACACTTGAGCAAAATGTCAACTGAAATAGTAAGAACacaaagattgtttatgaaTGTTCTGATATAaaaactcctacgtcacccttcTTCTCTTTGGAATGCTCTACTAGAAGATTTGAGTAATTCAACCACTTGTACAATCTCAATTCAGCAAGGACTTAAAACTATCTTAACTGAAACTCCTAGACTCAATACGCAATTCAGTCCTACTGattttacaagaatgaataAGGTGCTTGAACACTTCACACAAAATGATCTttgatgatcgaatgaatatcTTGAAAGAGTGTGCTTTTACAATTGTGAGATACTTTGATATTTTGGTAGCTCGAAGGACTTGATCACATATATCTTAGAATGCTTGAATGTTTGAAAATTTGAGAGAGCTATCCACAACTAATCTTCAAGCATGTTTATAGGCATCAATATGCAACGGTCATAATTAAATGCTTACAATTTTATTTGTTTCTCACATTAATTTCTCGTTGCTTGAGTTGTAAGTCTTGAGGACAAGCTCTGAAAATAGTGCAACTCTGCGCTACTACCACTGTTGCAGCATCTGTTAGGGTGTTTTGTCTTTTACAAAAATggtatcaattcaaatattctgACACTTATATTTTAGGGAATTTTTGATCGAGTGTAACTGTCTTTATTTAATATTTCTTGATAAATTTCAGTCGTCCAATATTCAGTAGAGTACCCTTGACTGATTTGAAATAGTCATCCAGTCCTTGTTCAGTCAAGATACTAAGTTTAGTCGTCAAATTTAGTCTTCAAATAGTCTGCCAAAGTCCAGTTGAATGTTCTTCGGATTAATTCAGTCACCTTCGTTCAGTCATATAAATATCCAATCAGGTCAGGACTATTCTTGACTGAACTGTTTAGTTGAGTAACTCCGATTAGTTGTCCATCTACATCCAGTTAAGTTACTATTTTCAGTCTTTTAATTTTTCCTTAATTGATTGTTAAACACCAAAAGTTAAAATTATTATCTAACAATTCTCTCtttttggtgtttgacaaaACATAGCTTTGAGTGTCTGTTTTaggaaaaaattaatatattttttagacGACTGAACGAATTAGTATCTTAGACTGATACTAATAGTTGTCTGAGTAGTTTATGTCTATTGTCTTCTCCCTTTTtgtcaaaaattttttttgcacgtagataaaataataataataattccatAAGATAACCATCGGAAGAGAATTACAATATATCAACTGAATGGTGTCGATAAAGTACAGAAGAGCATTTGACTATCTTTTGTATTGGCTTCTCTGAGATCCTTGACCCAATGGCCTTAAATAAGAACCTATCCTCTGATTGCCCTGATGGACACCTTCAGAAGAATCATTGGAAGGCAATGGTGTATTGACAAGAATATGTTGAACCACATGATTTAATGCTCTAATCTGAGAAGTAAAGGCAATGTAATTATCAGCCATTGTACTTCTAAAATTTTTGAAGTACGCAATCAAAAAATCAACTTTGGGGTCGGTTGATTTTGAGTTTCTGTCAGCTGAGGTATTGTAGAAACTTTTGAATTGGCAGTGTCCAAGGCTTTGCATAGTCTATTCATTTGAATTTGAAGTCTTCTCATCTCACTAGATAAGAAATCCCTTAGACTGCTTACATGAGTGTTGTTCTCCGACTGATCTTCTCCGATGGCTGAAATATTAATAGTGAGGGCTATTCACTTCAATGTTATCCAAATAGCATTGATGTCAGGAGAATAGTCATCCTCAGgcacttcttcttctttttcttcttcttcttcttcttcttcttcttcaggatGATGTCCTGTTGTGCCTGAAGGCCTAGCCTTCCCTGTACTGATTTGTTTACCTTTTTGTAGGATTGTTTCATCAGTCTCTATTTCTACAAAGAACTTTTCAATTTCCAGCTCAGTCGAGCATTGTTCAGTCTATGTTTCTACATTGTTGTATTGTTTCTTTGTATCAGTTTCTTCTTGTCCTTTGTCAGTTTCAAACTCCCTATTcatcaaaacttcaaattcAACTCTTTCTTGCTCAGTTTCGGCTTTATTCATTCCTGTATTAGTTCCTTGTTCATTCTTTTCAATTTCATATTTCTGTTGTTGTTCCAGTTGTTCCCTATTAGATATTTCGATTTGATCACTAGTAGTCTCTTGTTCTTTTAGAActtcaatttaatttatttttcagtttttcagtatttttttcctattgttgattgatttaaaTTTCATCAATCTGTTCAAAGTCAGTTTCCTCAGCTTGTTCATTCTAGGGATTAATTCATGACTGATGTAGCTTAGAAGTGAGATCAATAAGCTCCTTTCAAGTAGATTATTGTTCATATGGTATTTCAAGCAAGGGTTATTACATCTTGAACATAGATGGTTCTTCTTCCACTTCAATGTCAAAAGCTTGATTTTTTCTCAGTTACTTGCTCTTACTCAATTTCGGTGGTAACATTCTTTAGCACATAATAGATTTTGAGAAGGGACACTTTCTTTTCAGGTGGGTCAGCTGTTGTTCGGGATTAAACATCGAAACTGGTTCAACCATCTTTGGTTCAGTAGTGGCTTCTTTAATTAGTTCAGTCGCTAATTCATTCATTGTGTCAGTCAtagtgtaacgccccaaatctatcttaattgagcttatttgggttaatcagagattttagaattcGAGGATCGACttgtatttgatcagggactattttgcaaattttagaaATTTGAGGGACAAAAACGCAAATaatgtattttatatattatctactctagtTGACTTAGTTCAAGCATTCCA comes from Henckelia pumila isolate YLH828 chromosome 4, ASM3356847v2, whole genome shotgun sequence and encodes:
- the LOC140867022 gene encoding uncharacterized protein isoform X4 produces the protein MAKLKNVSQWMMKSASHLLMFTGLSFIRSTMPDGDDFDSSLDRGVPFTFKLGQCEVIEGWDEGITTMRKGENGTIVSQCDKGLEFSLTDGGFPVLKRISHSSPSRKVISTIPRCSGSSESSGDKSESSDQNKITRSSWV
- the LOC140867022 gene encoding uncharacterized protein isoform X1, with protein sequence MPKYKDEVPAVRVYTVCDEYKYLIVRNVPVLGCGDELLNLFSTYGKVEECKPMDDEECESFIDVYWIKFHQVNNARLKDGDDFDSSLDRGVPFTFKLGQCEVIEGWDEGITTMRKGENGTIVSQCDKGLEFSLTDGGFPVLKRISHSSPSRKVISTIPRCSGSSESSGDKSESSDQNKITRSSWV
- the LOC140867022 gene encoding uncharacterized protein isoform X2 — its product is MSPAKLLISRYLIVRNVPVLGCGDELLNLFSTYGKVEECKPMDDEECESFIDVYWIKFHQVNNARLKDGDDFDSSLDRGVPFTFKLGQCEVIEGWDEGITTMRKGENGTIVSQCDKGLEFSLTDGGFPVLKRISHSSPSRKVISTIPRCSGSSESSGDKSESSDQNKITRSSWV
- the LOC140867022 gene encoding FK506-binding protein 1-like isoform X3; protein product: MAKLKNVSQWMMKSASHLLMFTGLSFIRSTMPGENIAYGIIIRVFVVRLKDGDDFDSSLDRGVPFTFKLGQCEVIEGWDEGITTMRKGENGTIVSQCDKGLEFSLTDGGFPVLKRISHSSPSRKVISTIPRCSGSSESSGDKSESSDQNKITRSSWV